Proteins encoded together in one Lathamus discolor isolate bLatDis1 chromosome 3, bLatDis1.hap1, whole genome shotgun sequence window:
- the SPEG gene encoding striated muscle preferentially expressed protein kinase isoform X9 — MNTTPTSVLALSQAEERSSWSGSQQTVLEKETEASLSARGPYLRPTAWPQPQGTPSSIPQGGYRRDDPYSGSVSPKPGAEAPRSPAALPLTTKPPIVRSPSPRGGLCLPSSAGATSQPAARGPGVPSSTPVTPRKKSLVPAEYQDTVPEEYEEKIKKPKSSGYSQGSTQESRPQTPMSDASGRISIRASPKLVRAGSKIFERLQYFEERQRSLERSDSPCPMPLRKTRSFDQPGTSSRRPSTLGGSREDVREGGRWEPGSTAACRRLAFRQKAASFDERGKFASRVYAIEHKFAEELTRIKRTVSKQQLRRSQELCKAGLPPAPSPPAASEPAAPCAPRTPSSQGAGGRKALPTKTSPSESTHVIQHLALSSVALVGPDGEPEMGGQRGRKGPARGGAVTGQPAEVEDAGTRKGLQQEVTGEVKKKEQWLLAQATPRGRAPLSQAGPPEGSLCLDGSPASGARTPGAVSEALAARLAVPHGLYRRPEAPMEVRFLPWAKPGMEQEARLERSWTGQHGTGREVERRQTKVSEKKESGRMAQESRSTRSKGKGRRARPTSPELESSDDSYVSAGEDPLEAPIFEIPIQDMAVTVGAEVLLKCIVTANPQPEVSWRKDGVPLRSTTTRPIKAEGERHTLLVRSARVADAGLYTVTASNEVGATCCSAILSVRPAPAVERHGSLPPPLGQASPITSDEEYLSPLEEFPESSTPQHRSAMKLQPRAEHGAAHGSPQSTFKAAPTFEVSLSDQSVLEGQDVSMSVRVRGEPKPIIYWLRNRQPVKYGRRHHAEEAEGVRGLFTLHILAAEHSDTGFYTCKAVNEYGTKQCEAKLEVRARPECQSLAIVVPLQDLVVGAGELALFECMVAGPPDMDVDWLSRGRLLQPALLKCKMHFDGRKCKLLLTSVHEDDSGIYTCKLSTAKDELTCSARLTVQPSVQPLFTRKLEDVDVVEGRTARFDCMISGTPTPTVTWTHFGQPVQEGENVRIQRDGGLHSLVIVHVGSEDEGQYVVTARNNHGHVECSAELYVEEPRPSAASQISKLEKMPSIPEEPEQVEMETECFTMPDFLKPLHNLDVVESKEAVLECQVAGLPYPSITWFHNGSRIDSTDDRKMMQYKDIHRLVFTSVSHAHAGVYKSVIANKVGKATCYAHLYVTDVVPTPPDGPPNVALVTGRAITLTWNKPKWLDSAIDPKSVTYTVQMQVLGTTQWLVLVAGVQGTTYTVHGLTKGAQYLFRVITATPKTNSKPSPPVGPVQLLDRGPYLEEAPVILDKPDVVYVVEGQPASITITINHVEATVTWKSCCAHRGGQVLGELEGVCEVTMPDDDQHCLRLLCVGRGAAGPLTCEVSNSHGTARCTLRLRLAEAPRFESIMEDIDAQEGETPRFAVVVEGKPLPDIMWYKDGELLEESSHLSFVYEDNECSLVVLGAAEPDSGVYTCTAKNLAGEVSCKAELVVRAAQPAADASTEEEALHKARRLTDYYDVHEEIGRGAFSYLRRVTEKSSHLDFAAKFVPGRTKAKQSARRELHILSQLDHERIVFFHDAFEKKNAVIMVMELCAEEELLDRMARKTSVCESEVRSYMRQILEGLCYLHQHMVLHLDIKPENLLMADSNSEQVRICDFGNAQELTPKEPQYCKYGTPEFVGPEIVNQSPVSSVTDIWPVGVIAYLCLTGISPFVGENDKTTLMNIRNYNVAFEERMFQGLTREAKGFVIKVLVNDRLRPNAEQTLEHPWFKTLAKGKVISTDHLKLFLSRRKWQRSQISYKCNMVLRPIPELLEDTSNHLSIAVPRHLKESPALSSSSDSDDLDELPFIPMPHQVEFSGSRMSLNEIPTDDEAIGPPEGTWQEGVAQGDVSVMEWQSQGTGKPAAGLGKRPRGTVPRRASMEAEAPGSSDEEAPEAQKRPEYPRKAMRKGSSLESPGSTRRGELKRGGSADSALLPGTTERAEPGREPRRPLAKAASMELPRRKGTFGEDDHAQRLELMRQRLLRSGAGDGKVSGLRGPLLETLGVGPDKKVPRPTRLEPPAPAVPRLVRAASSEATSPRLLPTERRLQKSSSFSHGDAEPVVRHRRSGAPLEIPVAHMEAQRLKESPSLSALSDARPPVPLDAHGPPAPAAVEVPAPQAPTAKAALGRRQTPEQRSQPGASATATTTGKKPMARGQEEKTPTKAAGDSGEGTARTGTPAPSLPAAPGTQGPQTSSYAKVMQAMGATQGGEPATEQASQPPLATPTEHSVPTPAPAPGSGREAKPSGSSSSLLIQDIDSEEVFEAKFKRGRESSLSRGLKLLTRSQSEDRHLAGPPDDGIYRPMPAGVPLEMRRDRPSGLVAKSKSVQDLHEVEKDRGFIRRMSVLLKRTPPAERKKSRGEDGGSETPSGRRRLSWSLALGSSKERRDSESLKSEPGGGGESPVVAVRRKISATVERFSARLRSVSDERQEGEGPAELRRTSSEGESLRPGPAPAPAPSSESLRSEGSTSSAKGPWVPTGGGERQKRSRWERWGLSRSKEKVSSQPSIPSSLLREEGPAAGRPHVPSESDFPPIFHIKLKDQVLLEGEALTLCCLPAGSPTPRILWMKDKRSLQPDNMLNVVSCKDGRQMLTIAKVSRKDAGLYECAAANTLGTAISSCTLAVARLPGRPGTPEIPQKYKNTVLVLWKPAESKAPCTYTLERRLDGEHEWKIISTGIIDCYFNVTELPPGSTARFRVACVNKAGQGPYSAPSGKVHLEAEDAQAAPAKDIAVPVPEKVASSRSTQTPMGQLEPPATRPPPTTPPRKHKGAVQKADGAEQEGAPPVVLQPPAPREEGPQPDPELPPSITVCVPPELMFTPPRTVASPHTETPTQGSPTPPTDTSPTPQAPSPSKLSPASLVSTTPSSASTVSPTPNAVPTRKMPTYMVTSFVSMPPTSPPTQETTTSPPSSKEPPSSKEPPPSKEPPSSKEPPAETGVPGAKDSTVLRQGVPQKPYTFLDEKARGRFGVIRLCKENATGKLFMAKIVPYEAERKQSVLQEYEILKALHHERIMALHEAYITPRYLVLICENCAGKEILYSIVDRFRYSEDDVVSYVLQLLQGLEYLHSRRIVHLDIKPDNIVISGMNSLKIIDFGSAQTYNPLVLRQLGRRVGTLEYMSPEVVKGDPVGSAADVWGVGVLTYIMLSGRSPFFELDPIETENRILAGRFDAFKLYPNVSQSAALFIRKVLAVHPWSRPTVKDCFANTWLQDAYLMKLRRQTLTFTTNRLKEFLVEHQRRRSEAVTKHKVLLRSYQGGQPPGPQ, encoded by the exons ATGAACACAACTCCGACCTCTGTACTGgccctgtcacaggcagagGAGCGCTCGAGCTGGTCGGGCAGCCAGCAGACGGTGCTAGAGAAGGAGACGGAAGCCAGCCTCTCCGCACGGGGACCCTACCTCCGCCCCACTGCCTGGCCACAGCCGCAGGGAACCCCAAG cagcatcccccagGGGGGCTACCGAAGAGATGACCCCTACAGCGGCTCTGTCTCTCCAAAGCCCGGTGCTGAGGCCCCAAGGTCCCCCGCTGCTCTGCCACTGACCACCAAGCCACCCATCGTTCGCTCACCATCTCCCCGCGGTGGTCTGTGCCTGCCATCATCCGCTGGTGCCACGTCCCAGCCTGCTGCCCGTGGCCCTGGCGTCCCTTCCTCCACACCCGTCACCCCCCGCAAGAAGTCCTTGGTGCCGGCTGAGTACCAGGACACTGTCCCTGAGGAGTACGAAGAGAAGATCAAGAAGCCCAAGTCCTCAGGGTACTCGCAGGGCAGCACACAAGAGTCCCGTCCCCAGACACCCATGAGCGACGCCTCTGGACGCATCTCCATCCGGGCATCCCCCAAGCTGGTGCGCGCCGGCTCCAAGATCTTCGAGAGGCTGCAGTACTTTGAGGAGCGGCAGAGGAGCCTGGAGAGGTCGGACAGCCCCTGCCCCATGCCCTTGCGCAAGACACGTTCCTTCGACCAGCCAGGCACCAGCTCGCGCCGTCCCAGCACGCTGGGTGGCTCGCGGGAGGACGTGCGCGAAGGCGGCCGCTGGGAGCCGGGCAGCACGGCGGCATGCCGGCGTTTGGCCTTCCGGCAGAAAGCCGCATCCTTTGACGAGCGCGGCAAGTTCGCCAGCCGCGTCTACGCCATTGAGCACAAGTTTGCGGAGGAGCTGACCCGCATCAAGCGGACGGTCTCCAAGCAGCAGCTGCGGCGCTCCCAAGAGCTGTGCAAAGCCGGGctgcccccagcaccctcacccCCAGCGGCCAGTGAGCCTGCTGCCCCCTGCGCACCCCGCACCCCCTCCTCACAGGGCGCCGGTGGGCGCAAGGCACTGCCAACAAAGACCTCGCCATCGGAGAGCACACACGTCATCCAACACTTGGCACTTTCCAGTGTGGCACTGGTGGGACCTGATGGGGAGCCAGAGATGGGAGGGCAGCGTGGGAGGAAAGGCCCAGCGCGGGGCGGTGCAGTGACCGGTCAGCCTGCTGAGGTGGAGGATGCAGGCACCAGGAAGGGTCTGCAGCAAGAAGTCACTGGGGAAGTGAAGAAGAAGGAGCAGTGGCTGTTAGCACAAGCCACCCCACGGGGACGGGCACCGCTGTCACAGGCGGGTCCCCCTGAAGGCAGCCTATGCCTAGACGGGAGCCCTGCCAGTGGAGCCCGTACCCCTGGGGCAGTGAGTGAAGCCCTGGCTGCCCGGCTGGCTGTGCCCCACGGACTGTACCGGCGGCCAGAGGCACCCATGGAGGTGCGGTTCCTGCCCTGGGCGAAGCCGGGGATGGAACAGGAGGCTCGCCTGGAGAGGAGCTGGACAGGGCAGCACGGCACGGGCAGGGAGGTGGAGAGAAGGCAGACGAAAGTGTCGGAGAAGAAAGAGAGTGGCCGGATGGCTCAAGAAAGCAGGAGCACACGGAGCAAGGGGAAGGGGCGCCGAGCCAGGCCCACCTCTCCAGAGCTAG AGTCCTCCGATGACTCCTATGTTTCTGCGGGTGAAGACCCCCTGGAAGCCCCCATCTTTGAGATCCCCATCCAGGACATGGCGGTGACTGTGGGGGCAGAGGTGCTACTCAAGTGCATTGTTACTGCCAACCCCCAGCCAGAAG TGTCCTGGAGGAAGGACGGGGTCCCGCTGCGGAGCACCACGACGCGGCCCATCAAGGCAGAGGGCGAGCGCCATACCCTGCTCGTCCGAAGCGCCCGGGTGGCCGACGCTGGCCTCTACACCGTCACCGCGTCCAACGAGGTGGGAGCGACCTGCTGCAGTGCCATCCTCAGCGTGCGGCCAG CCCCCGCCGTGGAGCGGCATGGGAGCTTGCCCCCGCCCCTCGGCCAGGCCAGCCCCATCACCTCGGACGAGGAGTACCTGAGCCCCCTGGAAGAGTTCCCTGAGTCCAGCACCCCCCAGCACCGATCAGCCATGAAGCTGCAGCCTAGAGCAGAGCATGGGGCTGCCCATGGCTCCCCACAGAGCACTTTCAAGGCTGCACCCACCTTTGAG GTGTCCCTGTCGGACCAGTCAGTGCTGGAGGGGCAGGATGTCAGCATGAGTGTCCGCGTCCGTGGGGAGCCCAAGCCCATCATTTACTG GCTGAGGAACCGGCAGCCAGTGAAGTACGGCCGCCGGCACCACGCAGAGGAGGCGGAGGGGGTGCGGGGCCTCTTCACACTGCAcatcctggctgcagagcacagtgaCACCGGCTTCTACACCTGCAAGGCCGTCAACGAGTATGGCACCAAGCAGTGTGAGGCTAAGCTGGAAGTCAGAG CTCGCCCCGAGTGCCAGTCCCTGGCCATCGTGGTTCCCCTGCAGGACTTGGTGGTCGGGGCGGGGGAGCTGGCACTCTTTGAGTGCATGGTGGCTGGCCCGCCAGACATGGACGTGGACTGGCTGTCGCGGggccggctgctccagcccgcCCTGCTCAAATGCAAGATGCATTTTGACGGGCGCAAGTGCAAGCTGCTGCTCACCTCCGTGCACGAGGACGACAGCGGGATCTACACCTGCAAGCTCAGCACTGCCAAAG ATGAGCTGACCTGCAGCGCCCGGCTGACGGTGCAGCCCTCTGTGCAGCCACTCTTCACCCGCAAGCTGGAGGATGTGGACGTGGTGGAAGGGCGGACGGCACGGTTTGACTGCATGATCAGTGGGACTCCCACCCCGACAGTCACCTGGACTCATTTTG GCCAGCCGGTGCAGGAGGGGGAGAATGTGCGGATTCAGCGGGATGGAGGGCTGCATTCGCTGGTCATCGTGCATGTGGGCAGTGAGGACGAAGGGCAGTATGTGGTGACTGCTAGGAATAACCATGGCCATGTGGAGTGCTCTGCTGAGCTCTACGTGGAGGAGCCGCGGCCATCTGCTGCCTCCCAAAT CTCCAAGTTGGAGAAGATGCCATCAATCCCAGAGGAGCCAGAGCAGGTGGAGATGGAGACGGAGTGCTTCACCATGCCTGATTTCCTGAAGCCACTGCACAATCTGGATGTGGTGGAGTCCAAAGAGGCTGTACTGGAGTGCCAGGTGGCTGGGCTGCCTTACCCCTCTATCACCTGGTTCCACAATGGCTCCCGCATCGACAGCACTGACGACCGCAAGATGATGCAGT ATAAGGATATCCATCGCCTGGTGTTCACATCTGTCAGCCACGCGCATGCAGGTGTCTATAAAAGCGTCATTGCCAACAAAGTGGGGAAGGCCACGTGCTACGCGCATCTCTACGTCACCG ATGTGGTGCCGACCCCTCCAGATGGCCCCCCCAACGTGGCCTTGGTGACCGGCAGAGCCATCACACTGACCTGGAACAAGCCCAAGTGGCTGGACTCTGCCATAG ACCCCAAGTCAGTGACCTACACGGTGCAAATGCAAGTGCTGGGCACGACGCAGTGGCTGGTGCTGGTGGCCGGTGTGCAAGGCACCACCTACACGGTGCATGGTCTGACCAAGGGTGCCCAGTACCTCTTCCGTGTCATCACTGCCACCCCCAAGACCAACAGCAAGCCGTCCCCACCTGTAGGGCCTGTGCAGCTCCTGGACCGTG GTCCCTACCTGGAGGAGGCCCCGGTCATCCTGGACAAGCCAGACGTGGTGTACGTGGTGGAGGGCCAGCCAGcctccatcaccatcaccatcaaCCACGTGGAGGCTACCGTCACCTGGAAGAG ctgctgtgcccacaGGGGCGGGCAGGTGCTGGGGGAGCTGGAGGGCGTGTGCGAGGTGACGATGCCAGACGACGACCAGCACTGCCTGCGGCTGCTGTGCGTGGGGCGAGGGGCTGCGGGGCCACTGACCTGCGAGGTGAGCAACAGCCATGGCACTGCCCGCTGCACCCTGCGGCTCCGCCTCGCAG AGGCACCCCGCTTTGAGTCCATCATGGAGGACATCGATGCCCAGGAAGGGGAGACACCACGCTTTGCCGTGGTGGTGGAGGGGAAACCACTGCCAGACATCATGTGGTACAAG GatggggagctgctggaggagagcagCCACCTGAGCTTCGTGTATGAGGACAACGAGTGCTCCCTGGTGGTGCTGGGCGCTGCCGAGCCCGACAGCGGCGTCTACACCTGCACGGCCAAGAACCTGGCTGGGGAGGTGTCCTGCAAGGCGGAGCTGGTGGTGCGCGCAG cccagcccGCTGCCGACGCCAGCACGGAGGAGGAGGCGCTGCACAAGGCCCGACGCCTGACTGACTACTACGATGTGCATGAGGAGATCGGGAG GGGGGCCTTCTCCTACCTGCGGAGGGTGACAGAGAAGAGCAGCCATCTGGACTTTGCTGCCAAGTTTGTCCCCGGGAGGACCAAGGCCAAGCAGTCAGCACGGCGGGAGCTGCACATCCTCTCGCAGCTGGATCACGAGCGCATCGTCTTCTTCCACGATGCCTTCGAGAAGAAGAACGCTGTCATCATGGTCATGGAGCT CTGTGctgaggaggagctgctggacaGGATGGCGAGGAAGACCTCAGTGTGTGAGTCAGAG GTCCGGTCCTACATGCGGCAGATCCTGGAGGGGCTCTGCTATCTGCACCAGCACATGGTCCTGCACCTGGACATCAAA CCAGAAAACCTCCTGATGGCGGATTCGAACAGCGAACAGGTCCGGATCTGTGACTTCGGCAACGCACAGGAGCTGACACCCAAGGAGCCACAGTACTGCAAATACGGCACCCCCGAGTTCGTGGGCCCTGAGATCGTCAACCAGAGCCCTGTCTCCAGTGTCACTGACATCTG GCCTGTGGGGGTCATCGCCTACCTCTG CCTAACGGGGATCTCCCCCTTCGTGGGGGAGAATGATAAGACAACGCTGATGAACATTCGTAACTACAACGTGGCCTTTGAGGAGAGGATGTTTCAGGGGCTCACCCGGGAAGCAAAGGGATTTGTCATCAAAGTGCTGGTCAATGACAGGCT GAGGCCCAATGCGGAGCAGaccctggagcatccctggtTCAAG ACTCTGGCCAAGGGGAAGGTCATCAGCACCGATCACCTAAAGCTCTTCCTCTCCCGCAGGAAATGGCAG CGCTCGCAGATCAGCTACAAGTGCAACATGGTGCTGCGGCCGATCCcggagctgctggaggacaCGTCCAACCACCTCTCCATCGCTGTGCCCCGGCACCTCAAAGAGTCACCAGCGCTGTCATCCTCCTCAGACTCGGATGACCTGGATGAGCTGCCCTTCATCCCCATGCCACACCAGGTGGAGTTCTCTGGCTCCCGCATGTCGCTCAATGAGATCCCCACGGACGATGAGGCCATCGGGCCACCTGAGGGGACATGGCAGGAGGGGGTCGCTCAGGGGGACGTCTCTGTAATGGagtggcagagccagggcacgGGGAAGCCTGCAGCGGGCCTGGGGAAGCGACCAAGGGGCACTGTGCCCCGGCGGGCAAGCATGGAAGCGGAGGCGCCTGGCTCCTCTGACGAAGAAGCCCCCGAAGCCCAGAAGCGGCCCGAGTACCCCCGCAAAGCCATGAGGAAGGGCTCCAGCCTGGAGTCCCCGGGGAGCACCCGGCGGGGAGAGCTGAAGCGGGGCGGCTCGGCTGACAGCGCCCTGCTGCCGGGGACCACGGAGCGCGCCGAGCCGGGCCGGGAGCCGCGCCGGCCCCTGGCCAAGGCGGCCTCCATGGAGCTGCCGCGGCGGAAGGGGACCTTTGGGGAGGACGATCACGCCCAGCGCCTGGAGCTGATGCGCCAGCGGCTGCTGCGGAGCGGCGCCGGGGACGGCAAGGTCAGCGGCCTGCGGGGCCCCCTCCTGGAGACCCTGGGGGTCGGCCCTGACAAGAAGGTCCCGAGGCCGACCCGGCTGGAGCCGCCGGCGCCGGCGGTGCCACGGCTGGTGCGGGCAGCGTCCAGCGAGGCCACCTCGCCGCGCCTCCTCCCCACCGAGCGccggctgcagaagagcagctccTTCAGCCACGGGGATGCCGAGCCTGTCGTCCGGCACCGCCGCTCCGGCGCGCCCCTGGAGATCCCGGTGGCACACATGGAGGCCCAGCGGCTCAAGGAGTCCCCTTCGCTCTCAGCTCTCTCCGACGCCCGGCCCCCAGTGCCGCTGGATGCCCATGGCCCACCAGCGCCCGCTGCAGTAGAGGTGCCCGCCCCCCAGGCCCCCActgccaaggctgccctggggaggaggcagacaCCTGAGCAGCGCAGCCAGCCCGGGGCCAGTGCCACTGCCACCACCACAGGGAAGAAGCCTATGGCAAGGGGTCAAGAGGAGAAGACACCCACCAAGGCTGCTGGAGACAGCGGGGAGGGAACCGCCAGAACAGGAACACCCGCTCCATCACTGCCCGCGGCCCCAGGCACCCAAGGCCCCCAGACATCTTCCTACGCCAAGGTCATGCAAGCTATGGGAGCCACACAAGGTGGGGAGCCAGCCACAGAGCAAGCCTCCCAGCCCCCTCTGGCCACCCCTACTGAGCACTCCGTGCcaacaccagcaccagcaccaggatCAGGGAGGGAGGCGAAGCCTTCTGGCTCCTCCAGCTCGCTGCTCATCCAGGACATCGACTCGGAGGAGGTCTTTGAGGCCAAGTTCAAGCGGGGCCGGGAGTCGTCGCTCAGCAGGGGGCTGAAGCTCCTCACCCGCTCCCAGTCTGAGGACCGGCACCTGGCTGGCCCCCCAGATGATGGCATCTACCGCCCCATGCCAGCCGGCGTGCCCCTGGAGATGCGCAGGGACCGGCCCTCCGGGCTGGTGGCCAAGTCCAAGTCAGTGCAGGACCTGCACGAGGTGGAGAAGGATAGGGGCTTCATCCGGAGGATGTCCGTGCTGCTCAAACGGACCCCAcctgcagagaggaagaagagcagaGGGGAGGATGGAGGCAGCGAGACCCCATCCGGCAGGCGCCGCTTGTCCTGGAGCCTGGCCTTGGGCAGCTCCAAGGAGCGGAGAGACTCAGAGAGCCTCAAGTCGGAGCCGGGGGGTGGCGGGGAGTCACCGGTGGTGGCCGTGCGGAGGAAGATCAGTGCCACGGTGGAGCGGTTCTCCGCGCGGCTGCGCAGCGTGTCGGATGAGCGGCAGGAGGGCGAGGGGCCCGCTGAGCTCCGCCGCACCAGCTCCGAGGGGGAAAGCCTGCGGCCGGGCCCCGCCCCGGCACCCGCACCCTCCTCTGAGTCCCTGCGCTCGGAaggcagcaccagctctgccaAAG GACCCTGGGTGCCCACAGGTGggggtgagaggcagaaacGGTCCCGCTGGGAGCGCTGGGGGCTCTCACGGAGCAAGGAGAAGGTGTCCTCGCAGCCCAGCATCCCCTCCAGCCTGCTGCGGGAGGAGGGACCCGCTGCCGGCCGGCCGCATGTGCCCAGTGAATCTG ATTTCCCACCCATTTTCCACATCAAGCTGAAGGaccaggtgctgctggagggcGAGGCTCTGaccctctgctgcctgccagcgGGCAGCCCTACCCCCAGGATCCTCTGGATGAAAG ACAAGAGGTCCTTGCAGCCAGACAACATGCTGAACGTCGTCTCCTGCAAGGATGGCCGGCAGATGCTCACCATCGCCAAGGTCTCCAGGAAGGATGCGGGGCTGTATGAGTGTGCAGCTGCCAACACCCTGGGCACAGCCATCAGCTCCTGCACCCTGGCTGTGGCAC GGCTCCCTGGGCGGCCAGGCACCCCGGAGATCCCCCAGAAGTACAAGAACACGGTGCTGGTGCTGTGGAAGCCTGCAGAGAGCAAAGCCCCCTGCACCTACACACTGGAGCGCAGGCTGGATG GGGAGCACGAGTGGAAGATCATCAGCACCGGCATCATCGACTGCTACTTCAATGTGACAGAGCTGCCCCCCGGGAGCACCGCCAGGTTCCGAGTGGCCTGTGTCAACAAGGCTGGGCAGGGGCCCTACAGTGCCCCGTCGGGGAAGGTGCACCTTGAGGCAGAAG ACGCCCAAGCTGCCCCAGCCAAGGACATCGCTGTCCCTGTCCCCGAGAAGGTGGCTTCCAGCCGATCGACTCAGACACCCATGGGGCAGCTGGAGCCTCCAGCCACGCGGCCCCCTCCCACCACGCCGCCCCGCAAGCACAAGGGAGCAGTGCAGAAGGCAGatggggcagagcaggaaggtgcCCCCCCCGTGGTCCTCCAGCCCCCTGCACCTCGTGAAGAGGGGCCACAGCCAGACCCTGAGCTCCCACCCAGCATCACTGTCTGCGTGCCCCCCGAGCTGATGTTCACCCCCCCTCGGACTGTTGCCTCACCCCACACAGAGACCCCCACCCAGGGctcccccacaccccccacGGACACGTCCCCGACACCCCAGGCTCCATCTCCTTCCAAGTTATCCCCCGCTTCCCTGGTGTCGACCACTCCCAGCTCAGCCTCCACGGTGTCTCCCACCCCCAATGCTGTGCCCACACGGAAGATGCCCACCTACATGGTCACCTCCTTTGTCTCCATGCCCCCCACATCGCCCCCTACACAGGAGACCACCACCAGCCCCCCATCCTCCAAGGAGCCTCCATCCTCCAAGGAGCCTCCACCCTCCAAGGAGCCTCCATCCTCCAAGGAGCCTCCAGCTGAGACTGGGGTCCCAGGGGCAAAAGACAGCACTGTGCTGCGGCAGGGTGTCCCCCAGAAGCCATACACGTTCTTGGACGAGAAGGCGAG GGGCCGTTTCGGTGTGATCCGGCTGTGCAAGGAGAATGCCACGGGCAAGCTCTTCATGGCCAAGATCGTGCCCTATGAGGCAGAGCGGAAGCAGAGCGTGCTGCAGGAGTACGAGATCCTCAAGGCACTGCACCACGAGCGCATCATGGCCCTGCACGAGGCGTACATCACTCCCCGCTACCTAGTGCTCATCTGTGAGAACTGTGCTGGCAAGGAGATCCTCTACAGCATCGTGGACAG GTTTCGCTACTCAGAGGATGATGTGGTGAGCTACGTGctacagctgctgcagggcctCGAGTACCTGCACAGCCGCCGCATCGTGCACCTTGACATCAAGCCGGACAACATCGTCATCTCAGGCATGAATTCACTGAAAATCATCGACTTTGGCAGCGCCCAGACCTACAACCCCCTCGTGCTGCGGCAGCTGGGGCGGCGTGTCGGCACCCTGGAGTACATGT CGCCAGAGGTGGTGAAGGGAGATCCAGTGGGCTCTGCAGCAGATGTCTGGGGCGTTGGTGTCCTCACCTACATCAT GCTCAGTGGGCGGTCACCGTTCTTTGAACTGGACCCCATTGAGACAGAGAACCGCATCCTGGCGGGGCGCTTTGATGCCTTCAAGCTGTACCCCAACGTCTCGCAGAGTGCTGCCCTCTTCATCCGCAAGGTCCTCGCCGTCCACCCCTG gagCCGCCCCACGGTGAAGGACTGCTTTGCCAACACGTGGCTCCAGGATGCCTACCTGATGAAGCTGCGCCGCCAGACCCTGACCTTCACCACCAACCGCCTCAAGGAGTTCCTGGTGGAGCACCAGCGGCGCCGCAGTGAAGCTGTCACCAAGCACAAGGTCTTACTCCGCTCCTACCAGGGCGGCCAGCCACCGGGGCCACAGTAG